One segment of Spirochaetales bacterium DNA contains the following:
- a CDS encoding GtrA family protein, which yields MKREYGMYMLFAAVCTAVNLGSQYGAATALEAMGLFRGKPDVSVFGLEPVFVVSLLTGTILGFTAKFLLDKFIVFGEKHETIGHTVRQVVVYGMLAVVTTAVFWGVEILFKIAFHFENSHLVGGFFGLAAGYTIKFFLDKRFVFTESRASGKEAGR from the coding sequence ATGAAACGGGAATACGGCATGTATATGCTGTTTGCCGCCGTCTGCACCGCGGTGAATCTCGGAAGCCAGTACGGGGCGGCAACCGCATTGGAAGCGATGGGCCTTTTCCGCGGCAAGCCGGATGTGTCCGTTTTCGGGCTGGAGCCGGTTTTTGTCGTCTCGCTTCTCACCGGCACGATCCTTGGATTTACCGCCAAGTTTCTTCTCGACAAATTCATCGTATTCGGGGAAAAGCACGAGACGATCGGCCATACGGTCAGACAGGTCGTCGTCTACGGCATGCTCGCCGTTGTCACCACCGCCGTATTCTGGGGTGTCGAAATACTTTTCAAGATTGCCTTTCATTTCGAAAACAGCCATCTCGTGGGCGGTTTTTTCGGACTCGCGGCCGGCTACACAATAAAGTTTTTCCTCGACAAACGCTTCGTATTCACTGAAAGCCGCGCGTCGGGGAAAGAGGCGGGTCGATAA